DNA sequence from the Planctomycetia bacterium genome:
ATCGTTTGATGTTTCACGTAGCTGCCGTTTTCCGACAAAGTGACGATGGCTCCCGGGACCTTGCCCCGCTCACCGCCGAAACTCGAGATGTAGAGAAGCGGCTTTTTCGGATGTGCGACGATGACGCCGCCGCGGATGCCCAGTTCCGGCTTTTCGGCCGGCTTCAAGTCTAGACCACCGTCGGCCTTGGGCACGGCGTCGACGACCCAAAGCGTCTGCGTCTTGCTGCCGGGCGCATAAACACGAAAAGCTTCTTCCGCTTGTGACGAGCCGACCATCGTCATGCCAAGAAGGCAACCGATTGCAGTCGCGACGACGAGAGAAATGCATGGCGCATTCGGCCGAGTAGGACTGTCGAAAGAAACCGACCGAGAGTGACTTTGGGGCTTCATGTTTTTCTCATCACTGGGACCAGTATTACGCTACTTCGCCTCACTTGGTCGGATCTTGGCGATCAGTTCCCGAACTTCGGGCTTGTCGCCGATTTTTTTCGCGAGGGCGAGCGCAACTCGAGTGCCGTCATCTCTTAGTTCGGGAGTCTCGGTTGCCGCGACGGCCATGCGGAGCGCCGCGATGCTTTGCGTCCGCCCGAGCACCTCCAGCACCAGCTTCTTCTCTTCCGTACGCTGGGCGACCGCCCATGCTTGTTCGCACATCGCCACGCGCTGAGCGTCCGCCTTGATGAATTGCCGAGCGAAACGAATGTAACCCCGCAGCGCGTTCACCTGGTGATTGGCGCTCGGCGCGGTCTTCGCCAAATCCAACAGCACGGGAGCCGCTTCCAAATTCAACGACTTGCCCAACACGCGGACGACGATTTCTTGAAGTTGCGGATCGTTTCCCTTGCCGGCTGCGCTCATGATTTCCAACGACTTGGCGCCTCCCATCGCGCCGACGATTTCCAACAAGGTGCCGTTCGTCGGTGCGGGCGCGCTCGCCATGGCCAGCGCGAGCTGCTCGGCACAGGCATCTCCTTCGGGCATGCGAACGCAGGCCGCCAGCAACGCCTGCTGAGCCGCCTGGGCGTCTTCCGCATGCTTGGGGGCCGTGGCCTCGGAAATCAAAACCGAAAGGTCCTTCAGGCCGATCGTGGCTCCCAGTGCGGAGAGTGCAGCGCGACGAACGGCGACGTCGGAATGGCCCGTCAGCTTGACGAGCTCAGGCGTCGCTTCGACGCGACGCAGGCCGACGATTTCGATCAAGAGGGGCGACGCGGCATCTTGAGCGGAGGCCAGACGCGACTTAAGGTCGGCATCGATTTTCTCGCCCGGCAACGCGGCCACCGCACTCTTGGCGGCTGCCGCTAGTTCGGCGTCCTGCCCGGCGGCGATCGCGAGCAGCGGTTCGACGAGGGTGCCATCGCCTAAGCGGGGAAGAACCGCCAGCGCCGCAATTCGCACCTCCTTGGACCCGCTCAATGCGGTTTGCAGTACGGCTGGCAACACGGTCTTGTCGCCGCGGTCGGCCAAGACGTTCAGCAATAAGGCTGCGCGCTCGGGCGCAGCGCCGACGAGCTCAGCCGACAAGGCCGGCGATACTTCCGCACCGGGAAGCTCGCGGGCCGTGCTCAAGCCGATTTGAAAAAAGGATTTGTCCGGCGACTTGAGCTGTTCGATCAACAGCGGGATTCCGCCCGCGCGTCGCGCCAAAATAGCGCCGCGAGTCGCCTCCAGGACGTTCTGCTTGGGAACTTCCGCCTTGCGGACCTCGTCGTAGACCGCGACCGCTTCGTCGTGATTGCCGGCGGCCAGGAGACGCTCGGCACACAACACGCATCCTTCAGCGACGGCCGTCTTAATCGGGGCCGGGGCGGCGGCCAACGACGCTCGCAGCGCCTTCAGAGCGGCGGAGTTTCCAATGTGCCCCAGCGCCACCACTGCGGCCGATGCCGTTTCCGCGTCCGGATCCTGCACACGAGCCGTCAAGACCTCCACCGCGCCCGCATCCCGTCGAACCCCGATGGAGTTGATCACGCCGATCAACAACTTTCCTTTGAGCGCGGGAATGGCCCCGCGCAGGGCTTCGTCGGCCGCCGATCCGGGAATGGCTTCCAGAGCAATTCGCGCCCACGAGGCCAGTTGCTCATCGGTCAACAGCTTCGCCAACTCCGGCACCGCCCCCTCCGAACCGTAGACCGCCAGCAGCTTACAAGCCGGCGCCTTCGCCGCGGCCGGCGCATCGGAGCGGAGTAGCTGAATCAATTCGGGCTCGGTTGGATGACCCGGCTTGGAATTCTCTTGAGCCTCGGCCGTCGTCGTCGCCAACAGAAGTACCGAGAACAAAACAAGGCAGCCTGCGGTGAATCGTGTCGTATGCATGAGAAGGATCCTGATCGTTAATTGAGCCTGAGTGTGCGGAGCAAGACGAAAGCCGTGGTCGCCTTAGAGCCTCCACGGTTCACGCAGGGCCTCGGATCGCAAACGATTGGCTTCAGCGTCGCCGACGAACTCATTCTTCGAGTGATCGTAGGTGACCTTTCGATCGAGGAAGATGGCAATGTTCGCGGCGTTGCAGGCGATGTGCGCCTGGCAGGCTGCGTCGACGTTCCCCTTCGGTCGGCCGCGGGTCTTCACGCAATCGAGGAAGTCGCGCACGTGGAAGGTCGCGGGATAGCCGTCGATTTCTTCCACCTTGCGTCCGGCCAACAGCGCCGGCGAACTCAGCACGAGCTTGCCGCTATCGCCCGCTTCGACCCAGCCTTGATCCCCCTCGAATCGCACTGGGCACGAACCGAGCGGGAGCCAATCGGTTTCGCGGAAGATCAGTTCCACGCCGTTCGCATAGCGGGCAGACAGTTTGCCGTCTTTCGGCGGGTGGTATTCGACTGGTGCTGGGCAATCGTCGACGGCCCATTGGCAGAGGTCGACGCAATGCGAACCCCATTCGAGCACTCCGCCGCCGATGATCTTCTTACCGTTCTCCACCTTCAGTCCGCCGACGAACCCGCCTCCTTTTTCGAAGTTGAATCCGTCGAGGAGCGTTTGATTGAACGGCCGCCAGGCCGCCGGGCCCAGATACATGTCCCAATCGACCGCTTCCTTCGCAGGCTCGGTCTCGGCAGGCAACCAATCGCTCATCAGCGTGAGCATGCCGCGCGGATGCGCGTAAATGGTCTTCAGCTTGCCGAGCTTTCCGGTGCGCGCCAACTCGCAGGCATAAGCGAAGTGCGGCAGATTGCGTCGCTGCGTGCCGACCTGAAACACTCTTCCCGTGCGGCGAATAATGTCGGCCAGCTGCAGGCTTTGCGCGATGTTCTTGGCGCAAGGCTTCTCGCAATAAAGATCCGTGCCTGCCTTCGCTGCATGCGCGGCCATCGTCGCATGCCAGTTCGGCCCCGTGGCGATCAGCACGGCGTCGATATCTTTGCGATCGAGCAGTTCACGAAAATCGCGATACGTGGCGCAGGCGTCGTTTCCGTGATGGGCATCGACCGTTTTCTTGACCAGCGTGCGACGCGATTCCTTGATGTCGCACACGGCGGCGAACTGCACATCCTTTTGTTCGAGGAAGCAGCCCAGGTCGTACATGCCGCGGTTCCCGATGCCGATGCCCCCCACGACGATCCGCTCACTGGGCGGAACCGTGCCGTTGAGACCGAGGGCGGAACCGGGAATGATCGTCGGTGCCGCCACGGCCGCACCGACTGCCGAGGCGGCCGTCTTCAAAAATCGCCGCCGCTGAATCCGGATTGACTTGTTCGACATGACTGCTCTCCTGCTCGTGCTGATGAGTGAACGGCGAATGCACGCCTGGGTAAGATAACGGGAGAATCGTTCCCCAACAGCATACGGCTGCGGCATTCGTGTTTCTATGTCTTCCGGGAGTATTGCCTTAAACTCCCTGACTAAGACATGGTACCGGCCAAAAGCGCACGGCACGGAGATCGGTGGACCTGCGCTCCTGCCGCCAGATGGTGAAAGAACGCTTAAAATGCTCTTTGAAGATCCCTGCCTTGGTGTGACGCCCGATAAGTGTTCGACGCTCAATTCGGCCGTCGACCGTCGATTGTCGTCCGCGCCGCTGCTAAACAAAGCCGTCATTTGGGTGCTATATCCACGGCGGAGCCGGTGGATGCTCGCGGCGCGGTTAGTTGCTGCGGTTTCGATTGCCGTCTGTTCGGCCGGTGGCTGCTGGCGACCGACGGTACCGGCCGCGCCGGCCGAACTGCCGTTGGACGAGCAGATCGCCGCCGTGCGGGCCGGGCGAAGCGATCGAATTTCTTTTGACCGGACGCCTCTCGATAGTCACAGCGAAGCCGGCCGAAAGCAACTCGACGCGCTGGCCGGCTTGCTTACGCTACGCGTGTTGCAGCTCGATCACTCCGACAATCGCCTCTCGCCGGCCGATGCGGCGCGCTTGCTCGCGCTGCCCGAGTTGGGGCACATTCGTTTGCGCGGCGTGCCGGTCGATGATGCGACGATGGCCGGCATTCCGGCTACATCCAAGCTGCGGATCCTCAACTTGCCGAATGCCGATCTGACCGATGCGGGCTTCGCCGCCCTGCAACGATTGCCGCAACTGGAACAATTGCGGCTGCGCAGTCCACGCGTCAGCGGCGCCGGCTTACAGGCCTTGAAGACATTCCCCGCACTGCTGCGGCTGCACTTGATCGATGTGCCGGTCACCGATGCCGGCCTGCGCGTGTTTTACGAGTTGCCGCAATTACAGTCGCTGTATTTGGATGGCGCTACCCTCAGCGACGCGGCCTACGATGCGCTCTTCACAGCAAGGCCCGATTTGCACGTGCATCTCAATCAGCGGCATCACGATCGCGACCCGCATAATCACCCGCACGCCGACGCGGGGAAGTCGTAATTCGGGGGGAATTTGTCGGCCGGCGGCGCTCGCAACCGACCAACGCAGCAGTTACCATAGGGCATCGTCGCGAGTGGGCCGACGCGCCCGTCGTGGGCGATGCGTTGCGGCCGCAGTGTCGTTCGACATGCGCGCGTCGCCTAGCAAACTGTTCTGAGTTGGGAGAATTGCCGCCATGCCTCGGCTTACAGTTCGGAAGTTCGTTATCGGTTCGGTCGTGGGAACTCTGTTAATCGGCGCCGTGGTCGCTTGGTCGCCTACGGCCTGGTCGTTACTGCGGGAGCCCAAGGCAGCGACCGACATGACGGTGGCAGCCGATGCGTTCCTCGCGTCGCTCGACGCCGGCCGGCGCGAGAAGGCCACGATGGCCTACGACAACGCGGCCCGCACCGACTGGCACTTCATTCCGAAGCCGACGCGCAAAGGCCTGCAGATTCGTGAGATGGATCAGGCTCAGCGTAAGGCGGCGCTCGCCCTGTTGCGGGCCTCGCTCAGCCAGACCGGTTACGACAAAGCCGCGAAGATCATGGAGCTCGAGC
Encoded proteins:
- a CDS encoding Gfo/Idh/MocA family oxidoreductase, whose protein sequence is MSNKSIRIQRRRFLKTAASAVGAAVAAPTIIPGSALGLNGTVPPSERIVVGGIGIGNRGMYDLGCFLEQKDVQFAAVCDIKESRRTLVKKTVDAHHGNDACATYRDFRELLDRKDIDAVLIATGPNWHATMAAHAAKAGTDLYCEKPCAKNIAQSLQLADIIRRTGRVFQVGTQRRNLPHFAYACELARTGKLGKLKTIYAHPRGMLTLMSDWLPAETEPAKEAVDWDMYLGPAAWRPFNQTLLDGFNFEKGGGFVGGLKVENGKKIIGGGVLEWGSHCVDLCQWAVDDCPAPVEYHPPKDGKLSARYANGVELIFRETDWLPLGSCPVRFEGDQGWVEAGDSGKLVLSSPALLAGRKVEEIDGYPATFHVRDFLDCVKTRGRPKGNVDAACQAHIACNAANIAIFLDRKVTYDHSKNEFVGDAEANRLRSEALREPWRL
- a CDS encoding DUF3500 domain-containing protein, which produces MPRLTVRKFVIGSVVGTLLIGAVVAWSPTAWSLLREPKAATDMTVAADAFLASLDAGRREKATMAYDNAARTDWHFIPKPTRKGLQIREMDQAQRKAALALLRASLSQTGYDKAAKIMELE
- a CDS encoding HEAT repeat domain-containing protein — its product is MHTTRFTAGCLVLFSVLLLATTTAEAQENSKPGHPTEPELIQLLRSDAPAAAKAPACKLLAVYGSEGAVPELAKLLTDEQLASWARIALEAIPGSAADEALRGAIPALKGKLLIGVINSIGVRRDAGAVEVLTARVQDPDAETASAAVVALGHIGNSAALKALRASLAAAPAPIKTAVAEGCVLCAERLLAAGNHDEAVAVYDEVRKAEVPKQNVLEATRGAILARRAGGIPLLIEQLKSPDKSFFQIGLSTARELPGAEVSPALSAELVGAAPERAALLLNVLADRGDKTVLPAVLQTALSGSKEVRIAALAVLPRLGDGTLVEPLLAIAAGQDAELAAAAKSAVAALPGEKIDADLKSRLASAQDAASPLLIEIVGLRRVEATPELVKLTGHSDVAVRRAALSALGATIGLKDLSVLISEATAPKHAEDAQAAQQALLAACVRMPEGDACAEQLALAMASAPAPTNGTLLEIVGAMGGAKSLEIMSAAGKGNDPQLQEIVVRVLGKSLNLEAAPVLLDLAKTAPSANHQVNALRGYIRFARQFIKADAQRVAMCEQAWAVAQRTEEKKLVLEVLGRTQSIAALRMAVAATETPELRDDGTRVALALAKKIGDKPEVRELIAKIRPSEAK